Proteins encoded in a region of the Zea mays cultivar B73 chromosome 2, Zm-B73-REFERENCE-NAM-5.0, whole genome shotgun sequence genome:
- the LOC100278520 gene encoding uncharacterized protein LOC100278520, translated as MAKSGTEEWRRNADTHKMSAEEVRAAGVEESMRPPGRGPGEVLHQRGRRPLPYGPGTMALVGFGIVGVVGYLVLYQKARSGTPATEVAKVAVGHGDPAAGRDPEKRREGSREAK; from the coding sequence ATGGCCAAGAGCGGCACGGAGGAGTGGCGCCGCAACGCCGACACGCACAAGATGAGCGCGGAGGAGGTGCGCGCGGCAGGGGTGGAGGAGTCGATGCGCCCGCCGGGCCGGGGCCCCGGAGAGGTGCTGCACCAGCGCGGCCGCCGCCCGCTGCCGTACGGCCCGGGCACCATGGCGCTGGTGGGGTTCGGTATCGTCGGCGTCGTCGGCTACCTTGTCTTGTACCAGAAGGCCAGGTCCGGCACGCCGGCCACTGAGGTGGCCAAGGTCGCCGTCGGCCACGGGGACCCCGCCGCCGGCCGGGACCCGGAGAAGCGCCGCGAGGGCTCGCGTGAAGCCAAGTAG